One genomic region from Oncorhynchus gorbuscha isolate QuinsamMale2020 ecotype Even-year linkage group LG13, OgorEven_v1.0, whole genome shotgun sequence encodes:
- the ttc9c gene encoding tetratricopeptide repeat protein 9C, whose protein sequence is MASPETPGDESMERRSGAAGVRCSGTPTKRGPSGANVDSKLQDAVHLKTEGNKFYKEKKLRSAIGRYHRSLLILRSLDSDVTAAVKGFGPEAPVLTPGQEELLRNTQVDCYNNLAACLLQRECVDYTRVQEYSLRVLHLRPDDIKALYRAGVATLELGDAQSAKQYLTQASKGQPNDTNVRRHLQRAEERLNTEYQKEKALYRGMFSS, encoded by the exons ATGGCAAGTCCAGAGACACCAGGAGATGAGAGTATGGAGCGGAGGTCCGGGGCTGCAGGGGTACGCTGTTCAGGAACGCCTACCAAGCGTGGCCCCTCAGGTGCCAACGTAGACTCCAAGCTACAAGATGCCGTCCACTTAAAAACGGAGGGGAACAAATTCTACAAAGAGAAAAAGCTTCGGTCTGCAATTGGACGTTACCACCGTTCGTTGCTCATTCTGCGTAGTTTAGACTCTGATGTCACTGCGGCAGTGAAGGGGTTTGGTCCTGAGGCTCCTGTACTCACCCCAGGACAGGAAGAACTACTTAGGAACACACAGGTCGACTGCTACAACAATTTAGCAG cttgTCTGTTGCAGAGGGAGTGTGTCGACTACACGCGTGTCCAGGAGTACAGCTTGCGGGTGTTGCATTTGCGGCCAGATGACATCAAGGCCCTGTACAGAGCAGGAGTGGCCACTCTGGAGCTGGGAGACGCACAGAGCGCCAAGCAATACCTCACTCAGGCCAGCAAGGGACAACCCAATG ACACTAATGTGAGGAGGCACCTGCAGCGAGCAGAGGAGAGGCTGAACACGGAGTACCAGAAGGAGAAGGCTCTGTACCGGGGCATGTTCTCCAGTTAG
- the si:ch211-168f7.5 gene encoding uncharacterized protein si:ch211-168f7.5, with protein MPGRRSCVNSLWSGTERVRIGERLKATLAGILELDLLRSQHLDMIDAALDLKDTSSTGTTVTVITDQQEENLESAVSDGSATSRRQQVPSPPSETVLPCHTSTLDKDRVGNSGGDGLVHSRGDGVGGDDSRWSTLSWDAPSDLLSPPRTLMVQSRWTMTPGPAQAFIRSVAAPYQTPATLCPVRQSWPRGVQYQVGKSGPDQEHPQGEPSGCGNNGPSLQTTVTSSGRRPCSSQELSALRRPQRSVIGDQYLRVTWKWTVSSSCLTCAPAWVTPIPAPSSHSLTPDPNSTPGSVLIWCPGGPRRCTITPAPSMPWPSRAPSSPPVRTPHPPLASPRVRTPLPRLRNLSPPPSSGPQPPHPSTFTQLEQYITRLARQYRSRVSPSDTTPTATPGPGCHRGPRTPGHGSTQSLLAFESRSTPSNLTGGSVTPCKSFLGNSARVSLSNIGKKASRNSINLGHLPSVTGEDLKINLHLNLSLNLSPNLNKNLGLDSNSKEGISTSGVLRSDHAIPTASPSPSTSLSTAATPTPALRSRPRISTCPSNLNHRSSLEVTGSGAGSGLGFSRSLDWSGLDSSPGKVTRSQPSVNAPDASLSKLSEDSAMVGEISRLSGLPRAVVVGLMEQGVELDVDCFQSDAERRGQGSEFKAQSSSPSSHQIAQNDHQSHHHDYSSVHHLHACNKTDLDPQRPIQLSLSVTHSPQSHSGLTPPNSSSPHSSSPNHPYQSTSTHPPTHHHVTHHHTHTFHCQQTPSTSDAASSPSSRDRPRVRSPPRPLQPSPLANTPFSVFRRDDPFQCSLPRVRDSSSPQRGSIQPRGGSLRQGAGGGGGRWRVDGEGEGWKRVDGEGLYQGKHASKELVRASTVSSFHRKQRCYSSNWGEERSHDTAQTPKKGAAKLWRGFEGRSWGKEAEEEENKERWKREGIRRKEKDDQKEKHAKAERREKESSASKRKGKGGGGGWDKRSSSLRLSRRALFRSESQGDVLEPRAQKEERLRGAQWTSSLELSMERVRPLALGRRGEEDKRLSSTASLFHLSRSQSLEGSCPSLSPPLSSPSFSPSPPPSRATLTRSRSLRDLSRRVFSSVRSLSLKHKTSRK; from the exons ATGCCTGGCCGCCGCAGTTGTGTGAATTCGCTCTGGTCTGGCACGGAGCGGGTTCGGATTGGCGAGCGGCTGAAAGCGACCCTGGCTGGAATCCTTGAGCTGGATTTGCTCCGGAGCCAACATCTGGACATGATCGATGCGGCGCTGGACCTCAAAGACACCAGTAGCACCGGTACCACGGTGACTGTCATCACCGATCAACAGGAGGAAAACCTCGAGAGCGCAGTCTCGGATGGCTCTGCGACATCCCGCAGGCAACAG gttccctctcccccttcagaAACAGTGTTGCCATGCCACACCAGCACGTTGGACAAGGACCGTGTGGGGAACTCTGGTGGAGATGGGCTGGTTCATTCTAGAGGTGATGGGGTTGGTGGGGATGACTCACGCTGGTCCACCCTCTCTTGGGATGCCCCGTCTGACCTGCTCTCCCCCCCCCGGACCTTGATGGTGCAGTCCAGGTGGACTATGACTCCAGGCCCAGCTCAG GCTTTTATTCGGTCAGTGGCAGCTCCCTATCAGACTCCTGCTACTCTGTGTCCAGTGAGGCAGTCCTGGCCCAGGGGGGTCCAGTACCAGGTGGGCAAGTCCGGGCCGGACCAGGAGCACCCTCAGGGGGAGCCTTCAGGCTGTGGGAACAACGGCCCCTCTCTGCAGACCACAGTGACATCCAGTGGCCGGAGGCCATGCAGCAGCCAAGAACTCAGCGCATTGAGGAGACCACAGAGATCAGTGATAGGAGACCAGTATCTACGG GTGACCTGGAAATGGACAGTCTCTTCTTCCTGTCTGACCTGTGCTCCAGCCTGGGTGACCCCCATCCCAGCTCCCTCCTCCCACTCGCTGACCCCCGACCCCAACTCGACCCCaggttctgttctgatctggtgtCCCGGAGGACCAAGGAGGTGTACCATTACCCCAGCCCCCTCCATGCCGTGGCCCTCCAGagccccctcttcacctccagTCAGgacccctcaccctcctctcgccTCTCCCCGAGTCCGGACTCCTCTGCCCAGGCTGAGGAATCTCAGTCCACCCCCCTCTTCCGGCCCCCagcctcctcacccctccaccttCACCCAGCTGGAGCAGTACATCACCAGGCTGGCTCGTCAGTACCGCAGCCGGGTTTCCCCCTCTGACACCACCCCTACTGCCACTCCTGGGCCAGGTTGCCACAGGGGGCCCAGAACCCCTGGCCACGGCTCCACTCAGTCACTGTTGGCCTTCGAGAGTCGCAGTACCCCCTCCAACCTGACAGGGGGCAGTGTGACGCCCTGCAAGTCTTTTCTGGGTAACTCTGCGCGGGTCAGCCTCAGCAATATCGGTAAGAAGGCCAGTAGGAACTCCATCAACCTGGGCCACCTGCCCTCTGTGACAGGAGAGGACCTCAAAATCAACCTCCACCTCAACCTCAGTCTCAACCTCAGCCCCAATCTGAACAAAAACCTGGGTTTAGACTCAAACTCCAAGGAAGGTATTAGCACTAGTGGTGTATTAAGGAGTGACCATGCTatccccactgcctctccctctccttccacctccctctccaccgCCGCCACTCCCACCCCTGCCCTGAGGTCTCGGCCACGCATCTCAACATGTCCCTCCAACCTCAATCACCGGAGCTCTCTGGAGGTCACCGGGTCAGGGGCTGGGTCAGGGCTAGGGTTCTCCCGCTCGCTGGACTGGAGTGGACTGGATTCTTCACCAGGGAAAGTGACAAGGAGCCAACCCAGCGTCAATGCCCCGGACGCCAGCCTTAGTAAGCTCAGTGAGGACTCTGCGATGGTGGGGGAGATCTCCCGTCTCTCCGGCCTGCCCCGGGCTGTGGTGGTGGGCCTGATGGAGCAGGGCGTAGAGCTGGATGTTGACTGCTTCCAGAGCGACGCCGAGAgaagaggtcaggggtcagagtttAAAGCCCAaagctcctccccttcctcccaccAGATAGCCCAGAATGACCACCAGTCTCATCATCATGATTATTCCAGCGTCCATCACCTCCACGCCTGTAACAAGACTGACCTTGACCCCCAGAGGCCGATCCAGCTGTCCCTCAGTGTCACCCACTCCCCACAGTCCCACTCCGGCCTCACACCTCCCAACTCCTCCAGTCCACATTCCAGTAGCCCCAATCACCCTTACCAGTCCACCTCAACTCACCCACCTACCCATCATCATGtcacccaccaccacacacacaccttccactgCCAACAAACCCCTTCCACATCTGACGCCGCCTCTTCCCCCTCGTCCCGTGACCGCCCCAGGGTACGCTCCCCACCCCGCCCTCTCCAGCCCTCCCCCCTTGCCAATACTCCATTCTCTGTGTTCCGGCGGGATGACCCATTCCAGTGCTCCCTGCCTCGTGTCAGGGACAGCAGCTCACCACAAAGGGGCAGCATCCAGCCCAGAGGGGGGTCACTACGGCAGGGtgcagggggtggagggggtagatggagggtagatggggagggagaaggatggaagAGGGTGGATGGGGAGGGGCTCTACCAGGGGAAGCATGCCTCCAAGGAGTTGGTGAGGGCATCGACAGTGAGCAGCTTCCACAGGAAACAGAGGTGCTACAGCAGCAACTGGGGAGAGGAACGCAGTCACGACACGGCCCAGACGCCAAAGAAGGGGGCAGCCAAACTCTGGAGGGGCTTCGAAGGACGTTCATGGGGGAAAGAGGCTGAAGAAGAGGAGaacaaggagaggtggaagagagaggggatcaggagaaaggagaaagatgACCAAAAGGAGAAGCATGCCAAggcagagaggcgagagaaagagagcagtgcATCAAAACGCAAAGggaagggtggtggtggtggctgggACAAGCGTAGCTCCAGCCTGAGGCTGTCCAGACGAGCTCTGTTCCGCAGTGAGTCCCAGGGGGACGTGCTGGAGCCTCGAGCCCAGAAAGAGGAGCGTCTGAGGGGGGCACAGTGGACCTCCTCCCTGGAGCTCAGCATGGAGCGGGTTCGTCCGTTGGCGTTgggaagaagaggggaagaagACAAGCGCCTGTCCTCTACTGCCagcctcttccacctctctcgctctcagagTCTGGAGGGaagctgtccctccctctctcctcctctctcctccccatcattcTCGCCATCCCCCCCTCCTTCTCGGGCAACCCTCACACGCTCGCGCTCACTGAGGGACCTGAGTAGAAGGGTGTTTAGCTCAGTGAGGTCTCTGAGTTTGAAACACAAGACGTCTAGAAAGTGA